One genomic region from Pagrus major chromosome 24, Pma_NU_1.0 encodes:
- the LOC140992291 gene encoding tetraspanin-7-like: MAPRRMETKPVIFCLKSLLLLYSFIFWVTGVVLLSVGLWWRFMLGPYMLLISSGPSNGPYVLTGTGVAIVLFGLFGCFATCRGRPWMLKLYAVFLSLVFMTELIAGISGFVFRHEIKGTFLTTYSEAVMRYDGRDDRSLAVDGVQRRLHCCGVYNYTSWFSSVYFPVGGVPASCCVTFSDCSVADLKNATLAARKVHNQGCYELVTSFIESNMGIIAGVTFGIAFSQLIGMSLACCLSRFINANQYEMV, encoded by the exons ATGGCTCCGAGGAGGATGGAAACTAAACCGGTGATCTTCTGTCTGaagtcgctgctgctgctctacTCCTTCATCTTCTGG GTGACAGGTGTGGTGCTGCTGTCGGTGGGGTTGTGGTGGAGGTTCATGTTGGGCCCctacatgctgctgatctccAGCGGCCCCTCCAACGGTCCGTACGTCCTCACCGGCACCGGAGTCGCCATCGTGCTGTTCGGACTGTTCGGCTGCTTCGCCACCTGCAGGGGGCGCCCCTGgatgttgaagctg tacgctgtgtttctgtctctggtCTTCATGACCGAACTCATCGCTGGAATCTCTGGATTTGTCTTTCGTCACGAG attAAAGGGACATTCCTCACGACGTACAGCGAGGCAGTGATGAGATATGACGGACGTGATGACAGGAGTCTGGCTGTGGACGGCGTTCAGCGCAGA TTACACTGCTGTGGAGTTTATAACTACACCAGCTGGTTCAGCAGTGTGTATTTCCCGGTCGGCGGAGTTCCTGCCAGCTGCTGCGTGACTTTCTCCGACTGCAGTGTGGCCGACCTGAAGAACGCAACGCTGGCTGCTCGCAAAGTCCACAACCAG GGCTGTTATGAGTTGGTGACGTCCTTCATCGAGAGCAACATGGGAATCATCGCTGGAGTTACCTTCGGCATTGCCTTCTCTCAG
- the xdh gene encoding xanthine dehydrogenase/oxidase isoform X1 produces MRETSFTMADTETRSGSTSDELIFFVNGKKIVERNADPETTLLTYLRRKLGLTGTKLGCAEGGCGACTVMLSRYQTQTQQLLHFAVNACLAPLCSLHLVAVTTVEGIGSVARKLHPVQERIAKAHGSQCGFCTPGIVMSMYALLRNNPKPKMADVEEAFHGNLCRCTGYRPILEGYKTFTVEGGCCGGRGRENGCCMTNGNEAEKHADEATSLFKASDFAPFDPTQEVIFPPELMSLTKGQRSGSLRFRGDRVVWLQPDSLDEFLRLKWEHPDARVVVGNTEVGIEVKFKNMVYPVVLAPAFIPELNAVTHTPDGIVFGAACTLSHMGEVLKQAVETLPPHQTEVFLAVLEQLRWFAGLQIRNVAAVGGNIMTASPISDLNPVFMAAGCKLTVMDKDGSRDVQMDDSFFTGYRKTTLRPQEVLLSIEIPHSKKSQFVSAYKQSPRREDDISIVTAAMSVTFTPGSDVVEDLRLSYGGMAATTVLAKKTANRLLGRRWGEELLQEACSSLAEEMTLDPSVPGGMVTYRRTLTLSLFYKFYLTVLQKLRAQGVSVDEVTSDCLSAAEIYHPETASSVQIYQAVPEGRSQDDAVGRPMMHLSALKQATGEAVYCDDVPLYENELYLVLVTSSKAHAKILSVDTSAAECMPGVVCCVFADDIPGSNATGPIAYDETVLARHQVTCVGHIIGAVVADTQLHAQRAAKAVKIQYEELQPVVTIQEAIAAQSFYQPIRTIQKGDLEAGFKQADHILEGEMHIGGQEHFYLETNVTLAVPRGEDGEMELFVSTQSASKTQSLVAKALGIPANRVVVRVKRMGGGFGGKESRTTILSTVVAVAANKLKRPVRCMLDRDEDMLITGGRHPFYGKYKVGYLNSGKVVALDVSYYSNVGNSMDLSLSVMERALFHMENSYSVANVRGHGYLCRTNLPSNTAFRGFGGPQGMMVAENWMMDVAQSLGRPAEEVRRLNLYVEGESTPYNQILDQFTLDRCWDECLSRCGYQERRAAVDLYNRQNRWTKRGLAIVPTKFGISFTAVFLNQAGALVHIYTDGSVLMTHGGTEMGQGLHTKMVQVASRVLGISCSKIHISETSTNTVPNTSPTAASASSDLNGAAVQNACEILMKRLEPYKTQNPKGSWEDWVRAAYFDRVNLSTSGFYKTPDLGYDFDTNSGRAFNYFSYGVACSEVEIDCLTGAHKNLSTTIVMDVGHSLNPAIDIGQVEGAFMQGLGLFTLEELHYSPRGVLLTRGPGTYKIPAFGDIPTHLTVSLLRDAPNEKAIFASKAVGEPPLFLAASVFYAIKDAISAARAESGISGPFRLDSPASAERIRNACCDQFTKLCPPAEPGTFTPWSVQV; encoded by the exons ATGAGGGAGACCAGCTTCACCATGGCCGATACCGAGACCCGGTCCGGGTCCACGTCTGACGAGCTCATCTTCTTCGTTAATGGGAAGAAG aTTGTTGAGAGAAATGCAGATCCTGAGACGACCCTGCTGACGTACCTGAGGAGGAAat tggGTTTAACAGGGACTAAGCTGGGTTGTGCTGAGGGCGGCTGTGGAGCCTGTACTGTCATGCTGTCCAGATaccaaacacaaactcaacagCTGCT TCACTTCGCCGTCAACGCCTGTCTCGCCCCCCTCTGCTCCCTACACCTGGTTGCCGTGACAACTGTGGAGGGCATCGGCAGTGTGGCGAGAAAACTACATCCTGtgcag GAGCGAATAGCGAAGGCTCACGGCTCTCAGTGTGGCTTCTGTACCCCGGGGATCGTCATGTCCATGTACGCTCTGCTGAGAAACAACCCCAAACCCAAAATGGCCGACGTGGAGGAGGCCTTCCACG gaaATCTGTGTCGCTGCACTGGGTACAGACCCATACTGGAGGGATACAAGACTTTCACTgtg gAGGGGGGGTGCTGTGGTGGAAGGGGGCGGGAGAACGGCTGCTGTATGACCAATGGGAACGAAGCTGAGAAACATGCTGAT GAAGCCACGTCTCTATTCAAAGCATCAGACTTTGCACCCTTTGACCCCACACAGGAAGTCATCTTCCCTCCTGAGCTCATg TCTCTTACCAAAGGTCAAAGGTCTGGCTCTCTGCGTTTCCGTGGTGACAGGGTGGTGTGGCTGCAACCCGACAGTCTGGACGAGTTTCTGCGACTGAAGTGGGAACATCCAGATGCCCGAGTGGTggtgggaaacactgaagtgG GTATTGAGGTGAAGTTTAAGAACATGGTGTACCCAGTCGTCTTAGCTCCAGCCTTCATCCCTGAACTGAACGCAGTGACTCACACTCCGGACG gtATAGTTTTTGGTGCAGCGTGCACGCTCAGCCACATGGGGGAGGTGCTGAAGCAGGCGGTGGagactcttcctcctcatcagaCTGAAGTCTTCCTCGCTGTCCTGGAACAACTGCGCTGGTTCGCTGGACTGCAGATACGCAACGTAGCG GCTGTTGGTGGAAATATCATGACAGCGAGCCCCATATCAGACCTCAACCCTGTTTTTATGGCAGCAGGCTGCAAACTCACAGTGATGGACaagg atggcAGTCGCGATGTTCAGATGGACGACAGTTTCTTCACAGGTTACAGAAAGACGACTCTTCGCCCACAGGAAGTTCTTCTGTCCATCGAGATCCCGCACAGCAAGAAG tctcAGTTCGTCTCCGCCTACAAACAGTCACCTCGCCGAGAGGATGACATCAGCATCGTTACTGCGGCAATGAGCGTCACCTTCACTCCAGGGTCTGACGTTGTGGAGGACTTGAGGCTGAGCTACGGCGGCATGGCGGCCACCACGGTGCTGGCGAAGAAGACGGCGAACAGACTGCTGGGAAG GCGGTGGGGGGAGGAGCTACTGCAGGAGGCGTGTTCCTCATTGGCTGAGGAGATGACCCTGGACCCCTCTGTGCCAGGCGGCATGGTGACGTACCGAAGAACTTTGACCCTCAGCCTCTTCTACAAGTTCTACCTGACGGTGCTGCAGAAGCTCCGAGCGCAG GGTGTGAGTGTGGACGAGGTCACATCAGACTGTCTGAGTGCTGCTGAGATTTACCATCCTGAGACTGCGTCCAGCGTTCAGATCTACCAG GCGGTGCCAGAGGGGCGGAGCCAGGACGATGCGGTGGGCCGTCCCATGATGCACCTGTCCGCTTTGAAGCAGGCGACGGGCGAAGCAGTTTACTGCGACGACGTGCCGCTGTACGAGAACGAGCTCTACCTGGTGCTCGTCACCAGCAGCAAAGCACACGCTAAGATCCT CTCTGTAGACACCTCTGCAGCAGAGTGTATGCCCGGCGTGGTCTGCTGTGTGTTCGCTGATGACATTCCCGGTAGTAACGCCACCGGACCGATCGCATACGACGAGACCGTCCTCGCTCGGCACcag GTGACCTGTGTGGGTCACATCATCGGTGCCGTCGTGGCCGACACTCAACTTCATGCTCAGAGAGCTGCCAAAGCTGTGAAGATCCAATATGAAGAGCTGCAGCCGGTCGTCACCATCCAG GAAGCCATCGCTGCCCAGTCCTTctatcagccaatcagaaccaTCCAGAAGGGAGACCTAGAGGCAGGGTTCAAACAGGCCGACCACATCCTGGAGG GTGAGATGCACATTGGAGGTCAGGAACATTTCTACCTGGAGACAAACGTTACTCTGGCTGTTCCACGAGGAGAAGACGGCGAGATGGAGCTCTTCGTTTCTACTCAGTCTGCCTCCAAAACACAG TCTCTGGTGGCGAAGGCGTTGGGCATCCCTGCTAACAGGGTGGTGGTCCGGGTGAAGAGGATGGGCGGAGGCTTCGGGGGGAAGGAGAGCCGGACTACCATCCTGTCCACTGTGGTCGCCGTGGCAGCAAACAA GCTGAAGAGGCCTGTGAGGTGCATGTTGGACAGAGACGAGGACATGTTGATCACTGGAGGAAGACACCCGTTCTATGGAAAATACAAG GTGGGTTACCTGAACAGCGGTAAGGTTGTGGCTCTGGACGTGTCGTACTACAGTAATGTTGGAAACTCTATGGAcctctctctgtca GTCATGGAGCGCGCTTTGTTCCACATGGAGAACTCGTACAGCGTGGCGAACGTACGCGGCCATGGTTACCTGTGCCGCACCAACCTGCCGTCCAACACAGCCTTCAGGGGCTTTGGAGGCCCACAAGGCATGATGGTCGCTGAGAACTGGATGATGGATGTAGCTCAGAGCCTGGGCCGGCCAGCCGAGGAG gtGCGCAGGTTGAACCTGTATGTGGAAGGAGAGTCGACACCCTACAACCAGATCCTGGATCAGTTCACCTTGGACCGCTGCTGGGACGAGTGCCTGTCACGCTGTGGATACCAGGAACGCAGAGCCGCCGTCGACCTCTAcaacag ACAGAACCGGTGGACTAAGCGAGGTCTCGCCATCGTCCCCACCAAGTTTGGCATCAGCTTCACCGCCGTCTTCCTCAACCAG GCTGGAGCTCTGGTCCATATCTACACTGACGGCTCCGTGTTGATGACCCACGGGGGGACGGAGATGGGACAGGGACTCCATACCAAGATGGTCCAG gTTGCCAGCAGGGTTCTGGGTATTTCCTGTTCAAAGATCCACATCTCAGAGACGAGCACCAACACGGTCCCCAACACCAGCCCCACCGCCGCCTCCGCCTCCTCAGACCTCAACGGAGCCGCCGTGCAGAACGCCTGCGAGATCCTCATGAAACGTCTGGAACCGTACAAGACCCAGAACCCCAAAGGATCATGGGAAGACTGG gtGAGAGCGGCATATTTCGACAGAGTAAACCTCAGCACAAGTGGTTTTTATAA GACTCCAGATCTCGGTTACGACTTTGACACAAACTCAGGCCGAGCGTTCAACTACTTCAGCTACGGAGTGGCCTGTTCAGAGGTGGAGATCGACTGTCTGACCGGAGCTCACAAG AACCTCAGCACCACCATCGTGATGGATGTCGGTCACAGCCTGAACCCAGCAATAGACATCGGACAG GTGGAGGGGGCGTTCATGCAGGGTCTTGGTCTCTTCACCCTGGAGGAGCTTCATTACTCGCCCCGTGGCGTCCTCCTCACTCGGGGTCCTGGTACTTATAAGATCCCTGCCTTCGGAGACATTCCGACCCATCTGACCGTCTCGCTGCTCCGCGACGCCCCGAACGAAAAGGCCATCTTTGCCTCCAAG gCTGTTGGTGAGCCTCCTCTGTTTCTGGCGGCATCGGTTTTCTATGCCATCAAAGATGCCATCAGCGCCGCACGGGCGGAGTCTGGCATCAGCGGTCCCTTCAGGCTAGACAGCCCCGCCTCCGCCGAGAGGATCCGCAACGCTTGCTGCGACCAATTCACCAAACTG TGTCCTCCTGCAGAGCCCGGCACCTTCACCCCCTGGTCCGTTCAAGTGTAG
- the xdh gene encoding xanthine dehydrogenase/oxidase isoform X2 has protein sequence MVYPVVLAPAFIPELNAVTHTPDGIVFGAACTLSHMGEVLKQAVETLPPHQTEVFLAVLEQLRWFAGLQIRNVAAVGGNIMTASPISDLNPVFMAAGCKLTVMDKDGSRDVQMDDSFFTGYRKTTLRPQEVLLSIEIPHSKKSQFVSAYKQSPRREDDISIVTAAMSVTFTPGSDVVEDLRLSYGGMAATTVLAKKTANRLLGRRWGEELLQEACSSLAEEMTLDPSVPGGMVTYRRTLTLSLFYKFYLTVLQKLRAQGVSVDEVTSDCLSAAEIYHPETASSVQIYQAVPEGRSQDDAVGRPMMHLSALKQATGEAVYCDDVPLYENELYLVLVTSSKAHAKILSVDTSAAECMPGVVCCVFADDIPGSNATGPIAYDETVLARHQVTCVGHIIGAVVADTQLHAQRAAKAVKIQYEELQPVVTIQEAIAAQSFYQPIRTIQKGDLEAGFKQADHILEGEMHIGGQEHFYLETNVTLAVPRGEDGEMELFVSTQSASKTQSLVAKALGIPANRVVVRVKRMGGGFGGKESRTTILSTVVAVAANKYVCQSCHIRASYFEMKCKCCHFLCCGVRLKRPVRCMLDRDEDMLITGGRHPFYGKYKVGYLNSGKVVALDVSYYSNVGNSMDLSLSVMERALFHMENSYSVANVRGHGYLCRTNLPSNTAFRGFGGPQGMMVAENWMMDVAQSLGRPAEEVRRLNLYVEGESTPYNQILDQFTLDRCWDECLSRCGYQERRAAVDLYNRQNRWTKRGLAIVPTKFGISFTAVFLNQAGALVHIYTDGSVLMTHGGTEMGQGLHTKMVQVASRVLGISCSKIHISETSTNTVPNTSPTAASASSDLNGAAVQNACEILMKRLEPYKTQNPKGSWEDWVRAAYFDRVNLSTSGFYKTPDLGYDFDTNSGRAFNYFSYGVACSEVEIDCLTGAHKNLSTTIVMDVGHSLNPAIDIGQVEGAFMQGLGLFTLEELHYSPRGVLLTRGPGTYKIPAFGDIPTHLTVSLLRDAPNEKAIFASKAVGEPPLFLAASVFYAIKDAISAARAESGISGPFRLDSPASAERIRNACCDQFTKLCPPAEPGTFTPWSVQV, from the exons ATGGTGTACCCAGTCGTCTTAGCTCCAGCCTTCATCCCTGAACTGAACGCAGTGACTCACACTCCGGACG gtATAGTTTTTGGTGCAGCGTGCACGCTCAGCCACATGGGGGAGGTGCTGAAGCAGGCGGTGGagactcttcctcctcatcagaCTGAAGTCTTCCTCGCTGTCCTGGAACAACTGCGCTGGTTCGCTGGACTGCAGATACGCAACGTAGCG GCTGTTGGTGGAAATATCATGACAGCGAGCCCCATATCAGACCTCAACCCTGTTTTTATGGCAGCAGGCTGCAAACTCACAGTGATGGACaagg atggcAGTCGCGATGTTCAGATGGACGACAGTTTCTTCACAGGTTACAGAAAGACGACTCTTCGCCCACAGGAAGTTCTTCTGTCCATCGAGATCCCGCACAGCAAGAAG tctcAGTTCGTCTCCGCCTACAAACAGTCACCTCGCCGAGAGGATGACATCAGCATCGTTACTGCGGCAATGAGCGTCACCTTCACTCCAGGGTCTGACGTTGTGGAGGACTTGAGGCTGAGCTACGGCGGCATGGCGGCCACCACGGTGCTGGCGAAGAAGACGGCGAACAGACTGCTGGGAAG GCGGTGGGGGGAGGAGCTACTGCAGGAGGCGTGTTCCTCATTGGCTGAGGAGATGACCCTGGACCCCTCTGTGCCAGGCGGCATGGTGACGTACCGAAGAACTTTGACCCTCAGCCTCTTCTACAAGTTCTACCTGACGGTGCTGCAGAAGCTCCGAGCGCAG GGTGTGAGTGTGGACGAGGTCACATCAGACTGTCTGAGTGCTGCTGAGATTTACCATCCTGAGACTGCGTCCAGCGTTCAGATCTACCAG GCGGTGCCAGAGGGGCGGAGCCAGGACGATGCGGTGGGCCGTCCCATGATGCACCTGTCCGCTTTGAAGCAGGCGACGGGCGAAGCAGTTTACTGCGACGACGTGCCGCTGTACGAGAACGAGCTCTACCTGGTGCTCGTCACCAGCAGCAAAGCACACGCTAAGATCCT CTCTGTAGACACCTCTGCAGCAGAGTGTATGCCCGGCGTGGTCTGCTGTGTGTTCGCTGATGACATTCCCGGTAGTAACGCCACCGGACCGATCGCATACGACGAGACCGTCCTCGCTCGGCACcag GTGACCTGTGTGGGTCACATCATCGGTGCCGTCGTGGCCGACACTCAACTTCATGCTCAGAGAGCTGCCAAAGCTGTGAAGATCCAATATGAAGAGCTGCAGCCGGTCGTCACCATCCAG GAAGCCATCGCTGCCCAGTCCTTctatcagccaatcagaaccaTCCAGAAGGGAGACCTAGAGGCAGGGTTCAAACAGGCCGACCACATCCTGGAGG GTGAGATGCACATTGGAGGTCAGGAACATTTCTACCTGGAGACAAACGTTACTCTGGCTGTTCCACGAGGAGAAGACGGCGAGATGGAGCTCTTCGTTTCTACTCAGTCTGCCTCCAAAACACAG TCTCTGGTGGCGAAGGCGTTGGGCATCCCTGCTAACAGGGTGGTGGTCCGGGTGAAGAGGATGGGCGGAGGCTTCGGGGGGAAGGAGAGCCGGACTACCATCCTGTCCACTGTGGTCGCCGTGGCAGCAAACAAGTATGTCTGTCAATCATGTCATATTAGAGcctcttattttgaaatgaaatgtaagtgTTGTCATTTCCTGTGTTGTGGTGTCAGGCTGAAGAGGCCTGTGAGGTGCATGTTGGACAGAGACGAGGACATGTTGATCACTGGAGGAAGACACCCGTTCTATGGAAAATACAAG GTGGGTTACCTGAACAGCGGTAAGGTTGTGGCTCTGGACGTGTCGTACTACAGTAATGTTGGAAACTCTATGGAcctctctctgtca GTCATGGAGCGCGCTTTGTTCCACATGGAGAACTCGTACAGCGTGGCGAACGTACGCGGCCATGGTTACCTGTGCCGCACCAACCTGCCGTCCAACACAGCCTTCAGGGGCTTTGGAGGCCCACAAGGCATGATGGTCGCTGAGAACTGGATGATGGATGTAGCTCAGAGCCTGGGCCGGCCAGCCGAGGAG gtGCGCAGGTTGAACCTGTATGTGGAAGGAGAGTCGACACCCTACAACCAGATCCTGGATCAGTTCACCTTGGACCGCTGCTGGGACGAGTGCCTGTCACGCTGTGGATACCAGGAACGCAGAGCCGCCGTCGACCTCTAcaacag ACAGAACCGGTGGACTAAGCGAGGTCTCGCCATCGTCCCCACCAAGTTTGGCATCAGCTTCACCGCCGTCTTCCTCAACCAG GCTGGAGCTCTGGTCCATATCTACACTGACGGCTCCGTGTTGATGACCCACGGGGGGACGGAGATGGGACAGGGACTCCATACCAAGATGGTCCAG gTTGCCAGCAGGGTTCTGGGTATTTCCTGTTCAAAGATCCACATCTCAGAGACGAGCACCAACACGGTCCCCAACACCAGCCCCACCGCCGCCTCCGCCTCCTCAGACCTCAACGGAGCCGCCGTGCAGAACGCCTGCGAGATCCTCATGAAACGTCTGGAACCGTACAAGACCCAGAACCCCAAAGGATCATGGGAAGACTGG gtGAGAGCGGCATATTTCGACAGAGTAAACCTCAGCACAAGTGGTTTTTATAA GACTCCAGATCTCGGTTACGACTTTGACACAAACTCAGGCCGAGCGTTCAACTACTTCAGCTACGGAGTGGCCTGTTCAGAGGTGGAGATCGACTGTCTGACCGGAGCTCACAAG AACCTCAGCACCACCATCGTGATGGATGTCGGTCACAGCCTGAACCCAGCAATAGACATCGGACAG GTGGAGGGGGCGTTCATGCAGGGTCTTGGTCTCTTCACCCTGGAGGAGCTTCATTACTCGCCCCGTGGCGTCCTCCTCACTCGGGGTCCTGGTACTTATAAGATCCCTGCCTTCGGAGACATTCCGACCCATCTGACCGTCTCGCTGCTCCGCGACGCCCCGAACGAAAAGGCCATCTTTGCCTCCAAG gCTGTTGGTGAGCCTCCTCTGTTTCTGGCGGCATCGGTTTTCTATGCCATCAAAGATGCCATCAGCGCCGCACGGGCGGAGTCTGGCATCAGCGGTCCCTTCAGGCTAGACAGCCCCGCCTCCGCCGAGAGGATCCGCAACGCTTGCTGCGACCAATTCACCAAACTG TGTCCTCCTGCAGAGCCCGGCACCTTCACCCCCTGGTCCGTTCAAGTGTAG